The stretch of DNA TCTTAGTCTGGTCACACGGTTTTAGTCTAAGGTACGTGTGCTTAGTGGAAGCTGCTCATAAGCCGCATATCAGCCATCGCCACCCTCCGCTACTGAAATGTCAGAGCATGCAACGACCGATTTAGAAGGCAGATATGCCCAGTTGGCCACAATTCAGAGTGAAATCGACGCAGCACCACTACTTTCCCCTACTGTCGAAAAACTCGGAGACGGCTGTAACTTAATGACTGAATTTTCTGACAACCCGCCGATGCTCGTCAAAGTTGTTTCCCTCTGGAGGAACGAAGAAACCAAATACAAGGGTATACGCTATGCACGCCGCGATGGGAACTGTTTCTACCGTTCAGTGGTGTTTGGCATGCATGAGTCGCTACTGAACAATAAGGAGCGTGCCGGTGCCCACCTTGAGCGGATTACGGACCTCAGTAGGCAAGTTGTGGCCGATTACGGCAACTTTGCCGAAGATTTCTGCCATCCCGCCGTCGAAATGGCTAAGAAAATAGAGTCGGGTGAGTGCTCAACGGTGGAGCAGCTGTATGAACTGTCCACTAATGGAGAAGCGGAGTACGCACTCTACTTCTACCGATATGCCGTGTCACATCATATTCGTACACATGAAGATGACTTTCTGCCGTTTGTAGTTGGAATGGGCCACGAAACGGTGTCGGAGTTCTGCTCAGTGGAAGTTGATGCGGTCGCGAGCGAGGCAGATAATGTGCAGGTGGTGGCCTTCGCGCAATGCTTCGACGTGCGCGTTATTGTGGAGTATGTGGATGGCAGAGAAGGCGACTGCACTACACGGCATACATTTCAGCAAAAGGACTCACACGACGCTAACGAGTACACCACTATCGAGGTAACGCTACTCTATCGACCGGGTCATTACGACCTTCTTTACAAGTAGTTATACGGGTTGAGCTTGCACTAAGTCCTTCTTACATGTTTGTTCCTGTTCGGTGAAAAGGGGGTTATTTACACCCCTCCCCGCCTCTTCTTAGGCGTGAAAAGCATTGAATAGATCTGAGAGGGAAAGATAAAGCGAAGCGAGAGTTTGAATGGCAAAAGAGGTAATAGAGTTGGATGTCATCACTACTTgcatacctttttttttttgctttaacACGAGTAAGTGGTGAGGCTGGCAAGAGTGACACTCCAATGTCAAATCATAAATAGTAACCATTTTTGGTCGCAGGACAGGGTGTGTTTGTACCTTTCggtttggaaaaaaaaaatggagttGAGAGAGGTGTTGTCAGTTTTGCCATCTTTACGAGGGTGATGCCACGTACAAACCCCTCCTTTCATGAGCAGTTATTGAACTCTCACGGCTGCTTTCGCAGTTCTTTTATGTATCATGGACTCTCCAACGTGCATTGCCATCCAAAATTACCCCCGACTCCTCTCTTCCTATTGCTAACATGATCAACATCTGAATTCTCGCTGTAGAAGTTACCACGGCGAAGGGAAtaggtgcaaaaaaaaaaattgcatcGAAGGTGAACTGCATTTGATCAGCTCCGTGATTTGGGGAAGCGGGAGGGGAGGTCGACCAACACAATCTAGCAGAGGAGCGAGTTCCTGTGAAAACCCCCGTTAAGATACCGCTCCATCTTTAATTGATGAGCTCTTCACAAGGAGAAATGCCCCGACCGGTGGTATCGGGTGCGGGTGCACTTCGGTGGGGAGAgagcaccaacaacaacaccagtaGTGGTAATGCGAGTTGCGTTACTACCACGGTATCTGTTTTTCGGCAGAGTGTTGATAATTGTAGCGGTGAGTGTTCGAACAAAACAGCGGTAGTAGCGTCGTTGCCCAGTTTGTTTAGCGGCATGGAGGTAACGAGAACACAGTGCAGGAGACGTGCAGCGGCCGAAAGAACGGGAACATCGCATACTTCCCGAGCCGAATCTTTAGTTTCAGGAACACTTCATAGTGAGGTAGTTTCAACCGAAGTGAAAACTGTAGAAAGTGTCTTCACGGGAGCTGTTGGAAACCAAACATTTTCTTATGAAAGTGAGCAAGGGGTGGAGGAAAGAGGTGAATTCAATGCGAGGTTCCAGGAGGTTGATGAAACCCCTGTTCGACGCAGCCCATTAGCGACCCAAGAGGATGCCAGAGCTGCAGTCTTGATGGGGAACGTCAAAGAAGCCGTTAGTACTCCTTCGGTAAACTCCGCTGTTGAAATGAGTGCTCCTCAACATAATGTGAAACCTAGCAACGTGATGTTCCCTGAGAGAGGTACACTCTCGTTTATGAAGTCCGCATTTGGATTTATCTCCGGCCAAGGCGAAAAACATGAAAACTCGGGAGAGGTGGCTGATTACGATGCCAAAAACGACGTTGGAGGGAGTGATGATGCACCCATTATCCCACCACTTTGCGCACTTTATGGGTCCAAAATTCTTTCTGGTAATTGTTcagaaaaaacacaacatgctgaagaagcagcagcagcacttgTGCTTCCCCTGCAACATGAATTTAAAGGAAACCTTACCACGGAGAGCATGAACGATGGAAGGTGTGATTATGTTGCCATTAATTCTTGTTGCTTTCCCACCAGGGGTGAAGGGAACTACGTGAGCACGGTGGATGACCGAGAAGATCGCCTGAACAATCAAGTGAGAGCTGTGGGCACTTTGGAACCTTACAATACTTCAAATATCTTGGGGGAAGGCGTGGAAATGGATCAGCAACAGGTCACACACCCAAGGAATATCTCTGGGAGtgttaaaaacagaaaaccgTGGGAAGAACGATGGGACAGGCGCCGCCAAGAGGTTCGCGAGGCGGAGCGCAACGTCCTGAAAGCAGTTGAAACTATCGCGATCAAACTTGGCGAAGTCCATGCTTCCATTGAGGAGCGTCGAAAGATTGTACGCGCGGCCTCCGAAGTGGAAAAACGTATCGAGCAATGTATCATCGAGGAGGCATTTGACGGGGCAGAGGCTCTAAACGCAGAGCTGACACACCTGTTCCACCGTGTGGCAGAGCTGGATGACGAGACGCTGAACTCATTTTTACCGTCCTTAACCAAGTATGGCACTCATTTGCAATCAGAGGTGATAGCTTTCGCAGAACTTCTTCGTCAGCACCATCAAGATGTTTTGGATTCCGGAGATACCGCTGAATTGGAGATCCAAACTTTCATTACAGAATCAACGCAACGTCTCAACAGTCTTCTTAAAGATATCGCCTCCCAAATGGAGAGGTCGATAGGGAAGCAGCAGATTGCACAGCAAAAGATGAATGAGATATGCGAACGTAAGGATGGTATAATGAAGACAATACGAGAGCAGAACTACGGAACACtggaaatacaacaacagtTAGGCAGCGAGGTGGCGGAAATCGatgaggaaatggaagagCTGGAAGCGAAGCTTGCAGAGCTGAGACGCCTTCGTGCAATCAagatggaaaaaatgaaagagatgGAACAACGGGTAAGATGTAGCTTGGATGAGCGCCGCATGCTGGAAAGTGAGTTGGACAAACTCATCACACGGGCGGAAAAGAATTTATTCGCGGCAAACGAAGAGGTTGAGAAGCTGCGTGTCGAACTGGAGTCGTATGAAAGTGGTAGGGCAGCGTttgaagtgaagaaggagctTATTCTTGAGGAGTGGGAGTGTGAAACCTCCACAGCCGGAGGTTGCGATCTGCGTCGCGTATCGCTGGAAACGCAAACACTTACTTCTGTACGTGAATATACGTCGTCACTCACCACCCTCTTGCGGCTACGAAGCGACggcatttgttttcttggtGACGTGGCGCCATCCATTGATCCCTCTTCACCGGAATCCCAAGACTGCCTCCTATCGGTTACACACAACCTCCGGAAGAAGTTGAGCGATCTTGAGATGGAGAACGAAATGAATGATAAGTTGGTCAAATTACTTGACGTTAAATTAGTAGAAATGCGAAGCAGTTTAGCTGTACTAGGGGCAATGAAACAAACTGCCATTCAGGCGAGACAATTCAGAGAGGCGCAGGCGAAATCCGATGAGATACGTGAACTTTCTGATGCCATcaaaagagaggaggaaactCGAACCAACATCCAAAAGAGGTTACAAACAATTGGCGATCTTCGAGAGGAGCTTCAAAAGAGGTTGTGTGACGAAAACAGTCAATGTGAAGTTAAGGTCAGGGAGTATCTATTCAACTATAAAAGTTGTATCGACAAGACGGAGGAGGCGGGTGCTGCATTGGTGGACGCGCTTCATAATTCCATCGGTAAGGAATCGATGCTTGGAAGTGTTGACCTCGTAGAGGCAACACAGCAGCTGGTGGATGTACTGAGGGAAGAACTCGAAGGTGCAAGTATGGCTTCGTCTTTAAATCCAGTGGATCAACAGAGCTCTGAGGCGGTCAAATACGAGTGAGTATGCAAAACAAAGTAAGAAAATATTATTCAAGGCAGCGTGTACAGCCGAACAGTTGATTAGTATAATTTGTTCCTTGAATTGCATTCTCTTGAGGGTTAATGTGACACCGTCAGCGCAAGTTTTCATCGGTGCATTGTCAAGTTTtgcaaacaaaagcagcgtCTCCTATAGCTGAGTTTACAACCAACATTGTTGCTGCaccccctcttcttttcacaCATCTTTTTATATGTATTGTTGGTGTTACTGCGTTCATTTGTCACATTTTCAACATTGTTCACGCTGGTACATAAATAGTACCCGCTGAGTgtacacttcttttttttaaaaaaaacgtacgAAGCTGCCTAACGTTCATAGTGTGAGGGAAACCTTTTTTGTAGCATTGTTGCCACTGCCACACAATTttatcgttgtttttttttctctgtgcaGTAATGCCtcattcaccttttttttttgttgaactCTCTTCTCGTGCTCAGATTCATCTGCAAGAGCTTTAATGGCTGAAACACCAAAGGAGATTCCGCCGGATGAAGCACCGCTACGAGCGGCGATGGGGGAGGTTCAGGAAGATGTCGCGCATAACACGGAGGGCGATGAGGAGAGTACCGCAAATTGTATTCGGACGGAACTAGGCGAAATGAATGAAATTGAATCCCGGTGCCCGCGGTGCGGAGGGAACGGGACCACGCGCCTCATGATTACGAACATACCCCACTTTAAAGAGGTGATCGTCAGCAGTTTTGAATGTCCTCACTGTGGTGAGCGAAATAACGAAGTTACATTTGGAGGTGAGTTTGGACCAAAATCAGTGCGGTACGAACTAGAGGTGAAATCAAAGAAGGATTTGGATCGTCAGGTTGTAAAGTCAGAGTACGCAACAATTCGTATACCTGAGTTGGATCTGGAAATACCTCGGGAGTCGCAACGAGGTGTGCTTAACACTGTCGAGGGGTTTCTGGAGCAAACGGAGTCTGGTTTACAGCTTCAGCAACCACTTCGTCGAATACAGCATCCCGAATTGTATGAGAAACTTGAGACCTTCTGTGAGAAGGTCCGACAATATCGCACTGGAGATGTGCCCTTTACATTCATCATTGATGACCCCGCAGGTAACAGTTACGTCGAGGCTTACTATGATTACTACCACCCAACCATTGATCCTCAATTGACACGGTATGAAAAGGAGCGGACGAACATTGACCGTCAACTTCTCGGGTTAACAATTGAATACAATACGCAGAGAACGGATGCGGAGCAGCGTGAGGTGCAGGAGGGGCAATTTGATGACGTAGTACGTATGGAAACAGAGTGCAGTGCATGCAAAAAACCTGGATTCATAAATATTCAGCAGGTTAATATCCCATATTTCAAGGAAACCGTCATTATGGCGTTCCGTTGTGATTTCTGCGGTTACAAGAGTAACGAAGTGAAATCTGGTGGTGCAGTAGCAGAGAAGGGACTTAAAATAACACTTGAAGTGAAGTCGGAGAGCGATCTGAAGCGTGATGTCCTCAAATCCGACAGCACAACATTGTTGATCCCCGAAGTCGCGCTAGAGTTGGCCCCTGGAACGCTTGGCGGCTTCTTTTCAACAGTTGAGGGAACACTCATGATGGTGCGTGACCAGCTGAAAAGTTTACCACAGGCGCAATTTGCTAAAGGTGATGCGGCGGCTACCGATCCGGAGGCTAAAACGCTAACTACCTTCGTAAAAGAACTTGAGCATCTGTTGGAGCTGAAGAGGCCTTTCACATTCATTCTCGACGACCCGTTGGCGAACGTTTACATTCAAAACCCCCGTGAGCATCTGCCACCACCGGAGAATGAAGACCCGCAGTTGACAAAAACATATTATACCCGTACTTTCGAACAGGACGAAGAACTTGGCTTCCATCAGATGAATGTCAACTAGCGTATAAATGGCCGCCGGATCTGAAAAATGGATGCTTGTAAGGGCGTCCCACGTGTTACCTTTACTCCTTACTAACTTTAAGTGTCATAGCTCTTTGAATCCCCTTATGGCTTCAATCAGCGTATATTTAGGACGAAGACGAGTCGCATTTAAGTGTAATATTTTCCACTTTCGCTGGGGATTTTTGAATCGTCTCATGCACTATGTTAGTCTCACCCGGTTGGTTCCTCTCTTTCTAATGAAGcacgtacaaaaaaaacactgcgCGATATCATCCGGCAACactttcatttgtttacctcctgtttttttcttttttgtgcggTGTTATTAAAGCTTAGGGATGCAGCGGCCGAAAACGAAGGGGACAGCatacgggggaaaaaataggaGGGTGAAGAATTGATAATAATTACGTCCATTGACACAACCGATAGTCCAAATCACTCGTATTTGGCGGAATCGCGTGAACTCTTACACAAAATAGACATTTAATGTGGTAAATCACCTCAGCAGTTGATTAAACCCTTGCTGCTTaggaatgaaaagaataaaacatGTGCGGTTAGTCAAGTCAATCGACCTGATGTTTCGTGTGTTATGTAGTGGTGCCATTACTGATGCAGATAGCTGGCGGCTTCAAGTTGGCTTTGCAATTTTGTTTCACGTAATTGCTTATCttctgtatttatttattattattattattttgcacTGTATTTACACCATAGTAGCGTACGTAAACATATGCGTGTTAGAACCAGAACCTTTGCCTTCGCCGACTCATATCAGGTGTGGGATGTTTACTCTGTTCTCAAAGACGATTTTGAAGCTCTTTCTCTCCACTACATCACCTACGTTATATCaatattactgttattttgACCATCACTTAACATTTACAATTTGGAACTCCAGCGGGAGCGCGGACATAAGCCACGTCCAAATAGAAACAAGTGGAATACAAAGATGAGCAGCGATTCAAAAGCCATCCGCAACACCGACGCTTTGGGGCGCGCTTACATGCAGCTGCTTTCTTGCACCCTCGGTTTAGAGAAGGAGGTTGAAAAATATTATGTCCGAGAAGAGGCCATCATTCGCGAGCGTGTTATGCTACTCGACAAAATACAAAGTAACATCGCGGAAGAGCGCCGTTGCTTGGAGATAGATCACCAGGAGTGTCGCTCGAAGATAAGTGCCACACGCAAAAATAGTCTTTCACTGCGCGGTGATGAGACGAAGTTATCGCAAATAGCCTCGCATACAGAGGCACAGTTAGATAAGGAGGAGAAGTCGCTGAACGAGCGCCTGGCGTGGGTGAATGAGCGAATGCTCAGTGAAACCCGCGAATTAGAACTTATCACGGAGCAGATTAACAAATGTGAGAAGAATCAAAAACTCTTGGGTCAGCGGGAGGAGGAGCAACACAAAGCGGAGCGAGATCTTGATATGGCCCAGCGGGAGTTGAAGTCGCTGGAAAAAGAGATTGACGAGCGAAAGTCATcacttgaaaaaaaacatgaaaacaTTGTCATGTGGAACCGGTCACTGGACAACCGAGAAAAAGAACTTGCGCGATATCAGGAGGAGTTTAGGGAAGATTTAAGACGGgtagaagaggaagagaggcGCTATGGGATTTACAATAGTTTCAGCAAGGTGGCACCGACCGTTTCTTTACGTGAAGTGATGGATGACTACAACATGTCTATTGAAAAGGAAAGCCTCTGTGAAGAAATCGAAAGGGATGAAGAGGACGACACGTTGCCGTAAATAACGGAATTGAGTCAACTGTGGGGAATGGAGGGAGAGGGGCGGTAGAGCATTGCATAAGAAGTGTTGATATTAATTTACATGATCACGTTTCacgcacacatgcacacacctACCCACTAGGGTCCTCTTTTTGTCTCCTTCTTGATTTTTGCCGTTGCAgcaccgtttttttttttgtgcgcgCGTGTGCATGTGTGATACTTGGCGTGTGTTTTCCCATCGTACCCCATGTTGATTACCCATTTCGTTAAAATCATGACCACGATGGTGAGATTGTAAACGTTTTTACTTTATggctcttatatatatatatatatatatatatatatgcacatataAAAGGGAAGGATAATGATtaagttgctttttttttctgaatAGCATTTTACTCAGCGAGCCCATGATgaaattttttcaaaaaaaaatctcccGTTTATCAGAACAGTTGCTATGCAGGTTTCTTCGGCACACCGCCATACGAATTACTGACGTTCCATAGAGCATCACGGGGTCGCATGGGAGAGGGGTAAAGGAGCGCTGTCACTCGTGACGGAGGCatacatttcctttcttctatCAGTTTTTAAAAGTGTCAACGTCTTTTAAAGCACGAAATTGGGAGGAAATGTGTTATTCTCTTTTACTGCAGTGAACATATTTGCTCACGTCTCTCTTAGCTGtgtcttccattttttttttcggggaTGGATGGGATGATGTTGTGCGTGACAAACTCCCCtatctctttttgtttcccccattttcatcattgttttctttcccttttcctttacttaaCTCACACTATATTTCGACCCAAatattttgctgttgttgttgttttttctttttccttttcctcttctaaTACCACCTTTAAAATATCAGGGATGGATGAACTATCGGATATTTATGACTCCATCGTAGCAAGGCGCATTGCAGATGCTCTACTACAGCGTACTATGAACTTCTGTATACGTAAACGTCGTTCTTTTGAATCTCTTCACAGTCTCCGTTGGCGTTTGCTCACGGGCCTTCTTCCCACAGATGTACAACTCAACAACTTCTCGGAGAAATGGTCCTCATGTACTCAAAAGTGCATGACAAGGTGGCGTACAATGAATGAAGATTTAAACAATCGCGCACCAGATGACTCAAAGAAAGGGGAGGTTGTGAAGAGAAAAGCGCGTTTTGAGGAATTTGATTCTTCCAGCGAGGAAGTAGATGATGTGACGATTGAAAATCCTTTACTGCCAAAAAATGGAAGCTTTTACGCGCTCAGGTACCGTTTGAACAAACTGTGTTCCATTATCGCTCTGGATGTTGACCGGATTCACTGGGATATTCCCCTTTTCGAACTTCGCACCACAAGGGATGCCCTGCTTAAAATCCTTAGTGTTTACTGTGTACAACACAGCTGTGAGTACAAACAGGGCATGCATGAGGTTGCggcttttgtgttttatttgaCACATAACGATGCAACCATTCTCGAACACCTCCGCAATGAGCGAGGTTGGGGACACGCCTCCCTACCCAATATCTTTGCTCCAATATGTCCAGTGGAAGGAGTGGTAGCGGTAGCGTATTACATTTTTGACGCCATAATGACTGAAAGTGGTGTGAATTTATCCTTCTTGTACTTCAGCGCTTCCGATGGTCAAACAGATGGCATTACTGCTGCCACTCACAACGTACAGGGCCGACTGTTGCTGAAACTAGACGCACAACTCCACAAACAAATCAATACTGTATATAAAATCACTCCAACATTGTACCTTATGCGATGGTTAcgactcctcttccttcgggAATTCACGCTTGAACAATGTGCAGACCTGTGGGATGTCTTCCTTTCGGAGCGTTTTGTTACCCCTGCGGAAGACTACCACCTCGAAAACAGCGTCGTTACATTATTTGCAGCTGTCATGTTGTTGAATATCAAAGCCAATATCATGAAAGGCTACAATGAGGCAATTGAAAAAGTGATGAGGTATCCGTCGGTCGGGCAAATTAGTTTTTTGATTCAAGAAGCAGTGCTTCAGTTAGAGAGAGTAAAACATTGCTTAGGGCGCTACTTTGTGGTCGAAGACGCCGTTCACGTTGAGGAGGAGCAGTTGTTTGGAGTTGATTCAGACAGACGCGTGTCAAGTGTGATCACTGAATCATCGGTGAGGGGGATGCAACAAAACATCGGCGCATTGGAGTTTGTTGTCACCATGGACGAACAGTGTGGTACATCCACCAAAAGCTCACTTGGTAAAGCCGTAAACACGGTTAACTCGAATGGGTATTATGATGTTATCGCAGATGGGGCATATCCGAAATAAACGTTCTCCGTGATgcggaaaagagggaatatGGGTTATTTGCTCCATCAAGTAGATTAGAATATGGATGCGATGAAATTTTGGGGcgggggaaagcaaaaaaaaaaggaagtagatACAGGAGGAAAGTTGTGAATGTAATGCTCTGCATCGACGTGGAAACAACAATTATGGGGAAGATTGTGCACCTGCGCTGTCCGTTTGACAAGATGGGTCCAAAACAGTAAGTGACATTCGGAACGTAAGCAACGTTGAGCCACctgcggttttttttttttgtgaggaGCATTTCCTATAACGTCAAGTATCGCGGTACAAATGTGTATGGGAGAGAAATACGTCACCGCGAAGTACTACATATGGAAATCGTTAGTTAGTGACATCCGTCGTAGGGAAGTTTTCCGACGGTATGCGAAAATGGCCTGGAAACTCTGGGATTTGCTTgcctgttttttgttttctttctttacagttttttttttctcaagtGTGCGAACGACAGTCAGACGAAAAGGTTTTGGGACTATTGCGCCACTTGCAGCGGtgctatcttttttttctttttttagatGGTGACGCTGGGGGTTGAATCCACTTCACATTTGTCGAAGTGTCAAATGTGCAGTCCATTCcaagtttttatttttgttttcttgtcactacttctttcccttcaagCACTGTGCTCGTCAGTTAAGTGCTGTAGTGCTGTAGGGGTGACCGTAAACTGCAGTGGAGGTGCGACGCTCATCCCATTAAATTTTGCACCGCTGCGCGGGTAAATAGGATGGAATGTGGGAAAAGGTGATTTGCGGTGGGGAAAATGAGCGGGCTCGTAAACTCCTGCTTGCTCGCTGAATTATTACTTTCGTTATTACCATGTCTTCttatgttttcgtttttgctcATCCCCATTTCCTCTGTATTTTTACACGTATATtatatgaaacaacaacaaaataagaagaaggggagacATATCCTTTTAGTTTGCTAGCCACACATATGACTTCCTTAAAGGAGAAGGTACTGTTCTTGCTTTTGCACACCCTCATTCACATATTGGTTATACATTTTTGGAACGTGGTTCGCACGCTTGTGGACGGGATCTTTGGGAAAAGGCGACGTCGGTCCCGCGGAGTTATTGAAGTTGTGGCTCATGGAAACACGTCCaaagtttttttctctcttgatAAAGTGGAGAAACTGTTTTACCTCTCGCCACCGTATGACGGCCGAATCAATACGGTTTTGTGCGCCCTTCGGCCAAACTGGCCGATAAGTTACACGCGCGAAGTTGTGAATGGTGTGGATGACAATCCCATTTGCTTAGATTGGCTCATTGCGGACACATCGGAACGAGACGCGCGAGGGATTTTGATTATTGTCCCAGGCCTCGCATCCTGGTCACAAACGAATTATATTCAACGTTGTGTCCTACTCGCACACCGTTACGGCATTCACTGCTGCGTCTTTAATTGCAAGGGCCTTGGGGACACGCCGTTGACAACCCCCCGCATGATATCCGCTTCATGGACAGGGGATTTGCACAAAACATTTTCCACCGCCCTCTCGAGGGAAGCGCTGTCCCGAAAGTTCGGCACTGCGGCCAATAATATATGGGGAGCCGGGTTCAGCCTCGGTGGGGTAATCATGTCAAAGTTTCTAAAGGAATGTGCGCTCCAGGGGGTGAAATCACAGCCGTTGGATGCCGCCCTCATCATCAACAGCCCCTTGGATATGGAAGAAACAAGCAGGACCTTGAATGAACCCCAAAACGCCATGTATCAGCGGAAGATGATTAGCAACGTTATTCAGTTCGTCACCAAACACATAGATGTTCTTAAAAACGTTAAGGAGATAAACCTTAAGGAACATGACAATGACATTCTAAAGTTCATGAAAAGCTTACGATCACTCCAAGAATTTGATGTACACATTAACACGCCGCACAATGGTTTTGCCACTGTCAAGGACTTCTACGATGCTGTGAATGTCTTTACCTCGCTGCGACActgtaacattccagtgctTTGTCTGGTGGCTGAAGATGACCCAGTCATCGGCTCACTGCCAAGCAATGCATTCGACGATGTGGCATCTTGCAATAAACTGGTAGCATTTGTAAAGTTCCCGTACGGTGGACACCTTGGTTTCTGTAGAAGTCCTATGGAAGAATGGAACGGAGAACCTTCGGTGATGGAAATGTTCATCTGCGATTTAATCAGTTCGCATAAACATAtggaggaaatgaaggaacCAACTGAAGGTATTTGTTTGTATTGAGTAGAAGCATCGTGAATTGTCTCTTGCCTGCATTTCCTTGTGTATTCTGTCCGCATCTTTTGCATtgatttctgttgttttttttttttactcttcgTTTGCGCCCACGGCAGCGGTGTGGGCGAAGGGGAACCAAAAGGGAAATTACacgcttcctctttcctgCCAAGGTTTTTTTATGTTTGGCGGTTTCTTACGGTTTGAATACCATTATCCCCCCTTAATGTCTTTCATTTGCTTCTACCGGCGTCAACTTAACTTTTCCTCGCATTCGCCTCCGGGTTTTGTGTACTTTGCGCAAATGTCAATGATGGTGACATCTGACAAGCGTAACGTCCGTCGATgttgtgaaaacaaaacagggaTCGGGTTGATGTGATTTAACAAAAGG from Trypanosoma brucei brucei TREU927 chromosome 5, complete sequence encodes:
- a CDS encoding zinc-finger protein ZPR1, putative (similar to SP:Q62384: Zinc-finger protein ZPR1 (Zinc finger protein 259).{Mus musculus}), which encodes MAETPKEIPPDEAPLRAAMGEVQEDVAHNTEGDEESTANCIRTELGEMNEIESRCPRCGGNGTTRLMITNIPHFKEVIVSSFECPHCGERNNEVTFGGEFGPKSVRYELEVKSKKDLDRQVVKSEYATIRIPELDLEIPRESQRGVLNTVEGFLEQTESGLQLQQPLRRIQHPELYEKLETFCEKVRQYRTGDVPFTFIIDDPAGNSYVEAYYDYYHPTIDPQLTRYEKERTNIDRQLLGLTIEYNTQRTDAEQREVQEGQFDDVVRMETECSACKKPGFINIQQVNIPYFKETVIMAFRCDFCGYKSNEVKSGGAVAEKGLKITLEVKSESDLKRDVLKSDSTTLLIPEVALELAPGTLGGFFSTVEGTLMMVRDQLKSLPQAQFAKGDAAATDPEAKTLTTFVKELEHLLELKRPFTFILDDPLANVYIQNPREHLPPPENEDPQLTKTYYTRTFEQDEELGFHQMNVN
- a CDS encoding otubain, putative, whose protein sequence is MSEHATTDLEGRYAQLATIQSEIDAAPLLSPTVEKLGDGCNLMTEFSDNPPMLVKVVSLWRNEETKYKGIRYARRDGNCFYRSVVFGMHESLLNNKERAGAHLERITDLSRQVVADYGNFAEDFCHPAVEMAKKIESGECSTVEQLYELSTNGEAEYALYFYRYAVSHHIRTHEDDFLPFVVGMGHETVSEFCSVEVDAVASEADNVQVVAFAQCFDVRVIVEYVDGREGDCTTRHTFQQKDSHDANEYTTIEVTLLYRPGHYDLLYK